From Haloglomus litoreum, the proteins below share one genomic window:
- a CDS encoding DUF357 domain-containing protein: protein MSADLAEKTDRYERLLAEALDAAEPVAPADTPLDAAAAEFEEMAHSYLEDGRHFREEEDLVNALAAFSYGHAWLDAGARIGLFDVPDEGHLFTV from the coding sequence ATGTCCGCCGACCTCGCCGAGAAGACCGACCGCTACGAGCGACTGCTCGCCGAGGCGCTCGACGCCGCCGAGCCGGTCGCGCCCGCCGACACACCGCTCGATGCGGCCGCGGCAGAGTTCGAGGAGATGGCCCACTCGTACCTCGAGGACGGACGGCACTTCCGGGAGGAGGAGGACCTCGTGAACGCGCTGGCGGCGTTCTCGTACGGCCACGCGTGGCTCGATGCGGGCGCCCGCATCGGCCTGTTCGACGTGCCCGACGAGGGGCATCTGTTCACAGTCTGA